A window of the Oncorhynchus gorbuscha isolate QuinsamMale2020 ecotype Even-year unplaced genomic scaffold, OgorEven_v1.0 Un_scaffold_788, whole genome shotgun sequence genome harbors these coding sequences:
- the LOC124020268 gene encoding ubiquitin carboxyl-terminal hydrolase isozyme L1-like: MYCLVYRRREATGGSIGFFSGSRPPPPNGTMEYDWQHMKLVDRRGVIISPKQQAVGCDRADLTTYRYTGPNRTLPNRMEWQPMEINPEMLNKVLSGLGVCGSWGFVDVLGLEDEGVSSVPSPSCALMLLFPLTQQHESFRQQQAGKVSGDTDLYFLKQTVVNSCGTVALLHAVANNPTHIEYDGDSALKKFLDETANMTPAQRATHLENNQAIREAHDEVAAQGQCRVEADNVNFHFITFVNGKGQLYELDGRMEGPVNHGTTKDDSFIKDAARVCRGFVERAEGEVRFSAVALCHT; the protein is encoded by the exons ATGTATTGTCTTGTTTACAGACGACGCGAGGCTACGGGAGGATCTATTGGCTTTTTCTCCGGTTCTCGTCCACCCCCGCCGAACGGCACAATGGAATATGACTGGCAGCATATGAAGCTGGTGGACCGTCGGGGTGTGATCATATCGCCCAAGCAGCAAGCAGTTGGTTGCGACAGAGCAGATTTGACAACATACCGATATACAGGACCGAACCGAACCTTACCGAACAGGATGGAGTGGCAACCAATGGAGATCAACCCGGAG atGCTGAACAAG GTGCTCAGTGGGCTGGGGGTGTGTGGTAGCTGGGGCTTCGTGGATGTGTTGGGGCTGGAGGATGAGGGAGTGTCTTCAGTACCTTCTCCCAGCTGCGCCCTCATGCTGCTCTTCCCTCTGACACAACAG CACGAGTCGTTCCGGCAGCAGCAGGCTGGGAAGGTGTCGGGAGATACTGACCTCTACTTCCTGAAACAGACGGTGGTCAACTCCTGTGGCACCGTCGCTCTGCTGCACGCAGTCGCCAACAACCCCACCCACATAGAGTATG ATGGTGACTCTGCTCTGAAGAAGTTTCTAGATGAGACGGCTAACATGACCCCCGCCCAGCGAGCCACCCACCTGGAGAACAACCAG GCCATCAGAGAGGCTCATGATGAAGTGGCAGCACAGGGCCAGTGCAGG GTGGAGGCAGATAACGTGAACTTCCATTTCATCACCTTTGTCAATGGGAAAGGACAGCTTTATGAGCTGG ATGGTAGGATGGAGGGACCGGTGAACCATGGAACCACCAAGGATGACTCCTTCATCAAG GATGCAGCCAGGGTGTGTCGGGGTTttgtggagagagcagagggagaggtcCGCTTCTCTGCTGTGGCCCTCTGTCATACCTAG